One genomic region from Pan troglodytes isolate AG18354 chromosome 14, NHGRI_mPanTro3-v2.0_pri, whole genome shotgun sequence encodes:
- the LOC134808132 gene encoding collagen alpha-1(I) chain-like, which produces MPPASLGDHSPGRLLGAGCPARRGRGGAPGRRRRGRRGGTAGQAGRRGPALELGGRTGRGGVPRGTLIGEGGGSGPPPLRAARPKTGEGTAHATKRAHSRGWRMRGLGAGFPAQGARLRSRGPRSHRQGRSSVYHAPPLRPGPLRGRRSQESSLYLCGTDRNPRPAGRTWTERPCSEPGAGRRALVWRLGLPTVPSPEARSSRRDDDGWAGPGVGDSQTPARRDGQLRHLGRGQYFGASVMSPVT; this is translated from the coding sequence ATGCCACCAGCCTCCCTCGGCGACCACTCGCCGGGCCGCCTCCTCGGGGCGGGGTGTCCGGCGCggcgcgggcggggcggggcgcccGGACGGCGGAGGAGGGGCCGGCGCGGCGGGACGGCGGGCCAGGCAGGTCGGCGCGGCCCGGCGCTGGAGCTAGGCGGCCGGACTGGCAGGGGCGGCGTGCCGCGCGGGACCCTCATTGGGGAAGGTGGGGGGTCGGGGCCGCCTCCGCTCCGGGCCGCACGTCCGAAGACTGGCGAGGGGACTGCGCACGCCACCAAGAGGGCGCACAGCCGAGGCTGGAGGATGCGCGGTCTCGGAGCAGGGTTTCCTGCCCAGGGAGCCCGGCTGCGCTCGAGGGGACCCCGAAGTCACCGGCAGGGTCGGAGCTCGGTGTACCACGCCCCCCCTCTGCGCCCGGGGCCTCTGCGGGGACGGAGGTCTCAGGAAAGTAGCCTTTATTTATGCGGCACCGATCGGAACCCGCGGCCGGCCGGGCGGACCTGGACGGAGCGTCCCTGCTCGGAACCTGGCGCGGGGCGCCGCGCGCTCGTGtggcgcctcggcctccccaccGTTCCGTCCCCGGAGGCACGGAGCTCGCGGCGGGACGATGACGGTTGGGCCGGGCCAGGCGTGGGAGACTCCCAGACTCCGGCCCGCCGGGACGGCCAGCTGCGTCACCTTGGACGTGGGCAATACTTCGGAGCCTCGGTTATGTCGCCTGTAACCTGA